A genomic segment from Sorangium aterium encodes:
- a CDS encoding DUF350 domain-containing protein has protein sequence MPDVQNLIKAVIGTLVFVAVGLLVFLLAFVLITKLTPFSIRKEIEEDQNTALAIVIGSVILGLAWIISAAIHG, from the coding sequence ATGCCCGACGTTCAAAATTTGATCAAAGCCGTCATCGGAACGCTCGTCTTCGTCGCGGTCGGGCTGCTCGTCTTCCTGCTGGCGTTCGTGCTGATCACCAAGCTCACCCCCTTCTCCATCCGCAAGGAGATCGAGGAGGACCAGAACACGGCGCTCGCGATCGTGATCGGCTCGGTGATCCTGGGCCTCGCCTGGATCATCTCCGCGGCCATCCACGGCTGA